From Juglans regia cultivar Chandler chromosome 6, Walnut 2.0, whole genome shotgun sequence, the proteins below share one genomic window:
- the LOC109001469 gene encoding LRR receptor-like serine/threonine-protein kinase FLS2 — MQSSTVGGISVEPSSCREVWAVLISAGMRIRALQEYGKNSLGESCNVFEVLVFLVLTCSIPSEIGNLQNLEFITTGFNGHLPSDMSLYLPKLKELRLLENKLSGRIPNSISNASQLTLLDLSSNSLVGHNSRSTCFLPNSVGNLSLSLQVLYLSSCNIKGSIPAELGNLSSLITLELSNNELKGPIPTTLGRLRMLQALSLGANKLEGQIPSDLCHLKSLYMLFLYSNKLFGHIPTCISNLTSLGYLYLEFNQLTSTIPLSLWSLTNLLEVDLSSNSLTGILSLEIGDMKAMRILNLSRNQLLGNIPRTISGLIHLTNLSLAVNQLEGSISESFGELLSLESLDLSCNNLSGRIPKSLEALLYLKYLNVSFNNLRGKIPIGGPFVHFWFASFISNDALCGAPRLKVPPCKEGSIDRKKAIVSHLLKYLLPSIGLAMLVVVSSLAYKICKKENPEFPQQTDSYNLPTCSRISHQELVLATERFNSSNLLGEGSFGSVYKGTLSDGMNIVVKVINLQVEGAFKCFDAEYEVLQNAHHRNLVKIISVSSNIDFKALAEDND; from the exons ATGCAAAGCTCGACTGTTGGAGGGATTTCTGTTGAGCCAAGTAGTTGCAGAGAGGTGTGGGCCGTGCTTATTTCTGCTGGAATGCGCATCAGAGCATTACAAGAGTATGGCAAGAACTCTCTTGGAGAGTCTTGCAATGTATTTGAGGTCTTGGTTTTCTTAGTGCTAACTT GTTCAATACCAAGTGAAATTGGTAACCTCCAGAATCTAGAGTTTATTACCACCGGATTTAATG GCCATCTTCCATCAGATATGAGCCTCTACCTTCCAAAGCTCAAAGAACTTCGccttttagaaaataaattgagcGGAAGAATTCCCAACTCCATCTCCAATGCTTCACAGCTCACTCTCCTAGACTTGAGTTCTAATTCATTGGTCGGGCATAATTCCAGAAGCACTTG CTTCCTTCCTAATTCCGTTGGtaatctttctctctctcttcaagtaCTTTACCTATCTTCCTGCAATATTAAGGGAAGCATTCCGGCAGAGCTTGGGAATCTAAGTAGTTTGATTACTTTGGAACTATCCAACAACGAATTGAAAGGACCTATTCCAACTACATTAGGAAGATTGCGCATGTTACAAGCTTTGTCCCTTGGAGCTAATAAACTAGAGGGTCAGATCCCATCTGATCTTTGTCATCTAAAGAGCTTGTATATGTTGTTTCTATATAGCAATAAGCTTTTTGGACATATTCCAACATGCATAAGCAATCTAACTTCCCTAGGATATCTCTACTTAGAATTCAACCAATTAACTTCCACGATTCCTTTGAGCTTGTGGAGCCTTACAAATCTCTTGGAGGTTGACCTGTCATCCAATTCATTAACTGGCATTCTTTCATTAGAGATTGGAGATATGAAAGCCATGAGGATATTGAATCTATCAAGAAATCAACTATTAGGGAATATCCCAAGAACAATTAGTGGCCTTATACATCTAACTAATCTCTCTTTAGCAGTCAATCAACTAGAAGGTTCAATTTCAGAGTCTTTTGGCGAGTTGTTAAGTTTGGAGAGCTTAGATCTTTCCTGCAACAATTTATCTGGAAGAATTCCCAAGTCCTTAGAAGCACTTTTATACCTCAAGTATCTAAATGTCTCTTTCAATAATCTACGAGGGAAAATTCCAATAGGAGGACCATTTGTACACTTCTGGTTTGCTTCATTTATCTCAAATGATGCGCTTTGTGGTGCTCCTCGATTAAAAGTTCCTCCATGCAAAGAAGGTTCTATTGATAGAAAAAAGGCCATAGTATCGCATCTATTGAAGTACCTATTACCGTCAATTGGGTTAGCGATGCTTGTAGTGGTTTCTTCATTAGcctataaaatatgtaaaaaagaGAATCCTGAATTTCCACAACAGACAGACTCATACAATTTACCTACATGTAGCAGAATTTCTCACCAAGAACTTGTACTAGCAACAGAAAGGTTCAACTCAAGCAACTTACTTGGTGAAGGGAGTTTTGGATCAGTATACAAGGGAACACTTTCAGATGGGATGAATATTGTAGTAAAAGTTATAAACTTGCAAGTAGAAGGGGCATTTAAGTGTTTTGATGCAGAGTACGAGGTATTACAGAATGCCCATCATCGCAATTTGGTCAAAATCATTAGCGTTTCTAGCAACATTGACTTCAAGGCCCTT GCTGAAGATAATGATTGA